A single region of the Mustela lutreola isolate mMusLut2 chromosome 2, mMusLut2.pri, whole genome shotgun sequence genome encodes:
- the LOC131823105 gene encoding olfactory receptor 7A10-like — MEQRNQTAVSEFILLGLSEEGELQPLLLWQFLSMYLLTFSGNLLIILAIVTDSRLHTPMYFFLSNLSFVDICFTSTTIPKMLLNIQTQSKVITYAGCLSQIYFFMVFVGVDNFLLTVMAYDRFAAICHPLHYMVIMNPKFCASLLLACWVLSVLDSLLHDLLVLQLSFCTQLEIPHFFCELNQVIHLACSDTFFNNLAIYVTSGIRGFIPLIGILYSYSRIVTSILKIPSSGGKYKAFSTCGSHLLVVSLFFGTGFGVYFSSAASQNSRTTAIASVMYTVVTPMLNPFIYGLRNRDIKLALRKLLIRKTVSA; from the coding sequence ATGGAACAAAGGAATCAAACTGCTGTTTCAGAATTTATCCTACTGGGACTTTCAGAGGAGGGAGAACTGCAGCCACTGCTCCTGTGGCAGTTCCTGTCCATGTACCTGCTCACCTTCAGTGGGAACCTGCTCATCATCCTGGCCATTGTCACAGACTCCCGcctccacacacccatgtacttcttcctctccaacctgTCCTTTGTAGACATCTGTTtcacctccaccaccatcccCAAGATGCTGCTGAACATCCAGACACAGAGCAAAGTGATCACCTATGCAGGCTGCCTCAGCCAGATATACTTTTTCATGGTTTTTGTGGGAGTAGACAACTTTCTCTTGAcagtgatggcctatgaccggTTTGCGGCCATCTGTCACCCACTGCACTACATGGTTATCATGAACCCCAAGTTCTGTGCCAGCCTTCTTCTGGCGTGCTGGGTGTTGAGTGTTCTGGACTCTCTATTACATGACTTACTGGTTTTGCAATTGTCTTTTTGTACGCAGTTAGAAATCCCTCACTTTTTTTGTGAACTTAATCAAGTGATCCACCTTGCTTGTTCTGACACCTTCTTCAATAACCTGGCAATTTATGTTACAAGTGGAATTCGGGGTTTTATTCCTCTCATTGGTATCCTTTACTCTTACTCTAGAATTGTAACCTCTATTTTGAAAATTCCGTCTTCTGGGGGCAAGTATAAAGCATTTTCCACGTGTGGGTCTCACCTCTTGGTTGTCTCTTTATTCTTTGGTACAGGCTTTGGGGTatattttagttctgcagcttcTCAAAACTCGAGGACAACTGCCATAGCTTCAGTGATGTACACAGTGGTCACACCCATGCTGAACCCCTTCATCTATGGTCTGAGGAACAGAGACATAAAACTGGCACTAAGAAAGCTCTTGATCAGAAAGACAGTCTCTGCATAG